TTTTATAATTGAGTCTAAAGAGTCTGTGATGATCACAGGCTCTTTTTTTGCACGAATTCTTCTATTTTTTTGCAAAAAAAGAAATCATCAGTGGCAGACTTCATTCCAATACGCTAGTGAAGGACACAATTGCTTTGCTCGGATTTACAGTTGGTTTCTTTTTAATAGCGATAAGAGAAATTGCGTATATGTAATTGTGTCGAATATTGTCGTTGACTTCTTGTTTTGACTCTTATAACATGAGAATACTAAGGTAATTCGGACAAAATGGGGAGGAAGGCAATGCCAAAGCTATTAATTGATAAAGTATTAAATAACAATGTTTTGATTGCCGAACATCCTTCCTATGAAGAAGTTGTCTTAATCGGTAAAGGAATAGGCTTTAATCGAAAACATGGAGATTTTATTGAAACAGATTCGGTAGAAAAACTGTTTGTACTTAAAAATGAAAAGGAACAACAAAATTATATTAAACTGCTTCCGTTTATTGATAATGATCTACTAGAAGTAATTATTTCTGCTATAGGACTAATCAAACAAAGGACCCATACACAGTTAGATGAGCATATCCATGTTGCATTAACGGACCACTTAATGTTTGCAATCAATAGAGTATCTAAAGGAATGGAAATGAGTAATCCGTTCCTCGTAGAAACGAAAACGCTATATCGGCATGAATATGAAATTGCTGCGGAGGTTGTTGAATTTATCAATGAAAAAACAGGGATTTCTCTGCCTGTAGGGGAGATCGGTTTTATAGCTCTCCATATTCACAGTGCCATGACAAATAGAAACTTATCTGAAGTGAATCAGCATTCACAGCTAGTCAGCAGGTTGGTAAGTATGGTGGAAGAGCAGTTTGAAATTGAGATTGATAAAGAAAGCATTGATTATATGAGGCTTGTTCGCCATTTGCGATTCACCATTGAGAGGGTAGTGAAAGGGGAAAAAGTAGAAGAACCAGAAAAAATAAATTCACTATTGAAACAAGAATATCCTGTGTGCTATAATCTCTCATGGAAGCTCATTAAAGTGATGCAACAAGCATTAAAAATGAAAGTATTTGATGCAGAAGCTGTGTATCTAACGATGCATTTGCAAAGGATACAGAAAAAATTTA
The Neobacillus niacini DNA segment above includes these coding regions:
- the glcT gene encoding glucose PTS transporter transcription antiterminator GlcT encodes the protein MPKLLIDKVLNNNVLIAEHPSYEEVVLIGKGIGFNRKHGDFIETDSVEKLFVLKNEKEQQNYIKLLPFIDNDLLEVIISAIGLIKQRTHTQLDEHIHVALTDHLMFAINRVSKGMEMSNPFLVETKTLYRHEYEIAAEVVEFINEKTGISLPVGEIGFIALHIHSAMTNRNLSEVNQHSQLVSRLVSMVEEQFEIEIDKESIDYMRLVRHLRFTIERVVKGEKVEEPEKINSLLKQEYPVCYNLSWKLIKVMQQALKMKVFDAEAVYLTMHLQRIQKKFK